Proteins from a single region of Bacteroidota bacterium:
- a CDS encoding virulence factor SrfB, with the protein MPFFQLNGKRSDFGPINWCRFKLIPNVKEGNIKKYNLLLAFDTRTVF; encoded by the coding sequence CTGCCGTTCTTTCAACTCAATGGTAAGCGGTCTGATTTTGGACCAATCAATTGGTGCCGATTCAAACTTATACCAAATGTAAAAGAGGGAAATATCAAGAAATACAATCTTCTATTAGCTTTTGATACAAGAACTGTGTTTA